DNA from Leptospira neocaledonica:
TCTGTCTCTCCAAATAATTTAGATTTTAGGCCTGAGATAATTTCGAGAAGAAGCCTGTATGCTTCGTAACCGGTTTTACTTTCCCAATGGGAAGGAAGATCTTCCGGATTTGAATGGATCCTAGAATCGGAAACAAGAACAGTACGCATACAAGTCTTCCAAGAAAACGCATCGGGAAGAGAATATAAATCCCTGTCGGAAGATTCAGAGTGAAAAACCTGTAATGTGGACCACATCTATCTTCGATCATACCTAATTTGGGGCCTTATTTGTCAAAATACTGTCAGAGAGATCCGAAAAATATTCCTCTTGCAAGTGTTGAGAACGAATTTCAAAATGACCTTATGGTTTGGGACATAGGATTCCAAGATAAAATTGTTTATTTAGTCGTTGGCTCTGCAGCGGTTTATTTGGGCTTTCCGGTCGTTTCTTCATTTAAAAGTCTATTCAGTAAAACGCAAACCAAAGAGACAAGTTTCGGTTGTTACGAAGCCGCATGCTCCTCTTGTGAAGTAAAGATTGATAAAAATCAAAAAGTCTTATCTAAACGGAAGCACGGATAATTCCAAAAGAGTCATCGCGATCCCATCTTCATTATTCGAATATTTGGTAATATAAGAGGCGCCTTCTTTCAAACTGGGGACTGCATTCTTCATCGCAAAACCATATCCGGAAGAAAAAAGCATTTCTCGATCATTTAGCTCGTCTCCGAAAGAAATGACCCCTGCCTCGTCCAAACCGGAAATTTTTAAATAAGACTGGATCGCCGTCCACTTGGAAACTCCCTTCTCCAAAACTTCCAAACAATAAGACACTCCAGGGATTTTAGTGATTACGGTTCTGTATTCTGAGGATTCAGGCAAGGTGAGAAGTTCCCCTTCCAATTCGATCAATTCTTCCTTCATTAAAGAAAGATAACATACCACAAGAGCACGATCGCCAGAATGTTCCAGAAGATCAGAAACCACCTTGGTCCTCGCGATGTCTCCGCCTGAATAATGATGATATTTTTCGTCCGTGATCGGAGACTCGACTAGGATATCTATTCCTTCCTCGAATCGATCCACATGAAGAAGGGGAGAGTGGCCCTTCTTCTTTCCCAAAGATAAAACTGCAAATGTCGCTTTTTCGGAAATATACGTTTCCGAAATTCTTTCTCCATTCGGAGAACTTCTGAGCACCTGCCCATTATTGGCCACCACAGTCACATTTCCTCGAAATTCCTGAGCATAGGGAAGGGCAGAAGAGAACCTTCTACCCGTAGCGATGATCAACCCGACTCCCTGATCCAACGCGGATTGCAGAACATAATGATTCAAACTGGAAATGGAAGCCCGAGAATCTAAAAGTGTTCCGTCCAAATCCATAGCAATCGTATGAAAGGGGAGAAGCCCATCCAATTTTGGAAATTTATGTGAATTCGAAATGATATCCAAGGCAACCTGCGATTCTTTTCCAATAGACCTGAGGGCAGGAGTTCCTTCCACCCCCTTTTTTCGTTTTCAAAAGAATCAAAACTGATTGCCTGGAAGAATGGAACTTAGTCTGGCATATTCCCCCTGTCCGAACGACACATTCATCTTCTATCATCTTATCTCCGCAAAAACCAAGGCGCCATTTTCTATAAAAGAAGAATTATACGATGTGGAACAACTGAACCAATTCGCAGATAAAGGAAAATTCCAGGCCACGAAAATTTCATTCGCAGCTTTATTCCATGTGGCGGACAAATATTCTCTTTTAGATAGCGGATCTGCACTTGGTAGGAACTGCGGCCCTATCATCGTAAAAAAAGCAGGTTCCTCGGTAGGAACTCCTAACGGAAAAAAAATTCTGGTCCCGGGACTCTGGACCACTGCCAATTTACTTACACATCTATACTTAAAAGGGGACTTCACGCCAGTTCCCACACGCTATGATCTTATCTTGGACAAAGTAAAAAATGGAGAAGCTGACTTCGGAATTGTCATTCACGAAGAAAGATTCACTTACGAAGCAAGAGGACTCGCCAAGGTAGAAGATCTAGGAGAATGGTGGGAAGGTACAACCGGAGCACATATTCCTCTCGGATGTATCGCAATCCGCAGAGATCTTTCTTCTCAGATAAAAAATGACCTGGATTCGGCGATTAAGGAAAGCCTTTCTCTGGCCTACCAAAACAGGGAAAGTATGTACGATTATATCTTAAAACATTCTCAAACCACAACAAGAGAAGTGGCGGATGCGCATATAGATCTGTATGTGAATGAATTTTCTAAAAGTTTAGGAAAAGAAGGAGAAAGGGCCATCCGCTTATTACAGCAAAAAGCCCTTGAGACAGGATTACTTCCTCCAGAAAAAGAGAAGGAACTATTTCTTTAATTTTTCAGTTCTCTCACAATATCCAAACTCGCAGGGGATTGGTTTAGGGTATAAAGATGAATTCCAGGTGCTCCCAGTTTGACCAATTCACGGCATTGGTTTACAGAGAAGTTGATACTTCTTTTATAAAATTCTTCCGGCTGATCCTTTACTTCTTCCAGATCGGAAACTAGTTTTTCAGGAAATTCACAGGCTGCCATTGCCTTAAATCTTTCTATCTGAGTAAAAGAAGTAATAGGCATGATCCCAGGGATTACTGGCACATTGATTCCTTTTTTGCGAATCAGATCTAAGAAAGATTCAAAATTGGAATTTTTAAAAAACAATTGGGATACCAGGTAAGAAGCGCCCGAATCCACTTTTCGTTTTAAATTATCCACATCGGATTCCAAACTCGCGGCCTCCGGATGTTTTTCAGGATAACAGGCAGCTCCCATACAAAAATCGAAACCTTCTTCTTTGATAAAGGAGATGAGTTCGCTTGCGTAACCGAAACCACCCTCTACTTTTTTAAAAGCCTCTTCTCCTTTAGGAGGATCTCCTCGAAGAGCCATTAAATTTTCGATCCCGGATTCTCGGATCTGTTTTAAAATAACTCGAATCTCTTCCTTATTGCCGCCCACACAGGTAAAATGTGCCGCCGCAGGAAGAGCAAATTTTTTAGCCAATTCAGAAGTGATACGGATAGTCTTATCCCGAGTAGAACCTCCCGCTCCGTAGGTCACAGTGATATAACCTGGATCCACCTTGGACAATTCTTCCACAGCTTCGAATAATTTCGTTTCTCCTTCCGGAGTTTTAGGAGGAAAAAACTCGAAAGAGTATACCGGCGTTTTAGCCGTTTTATAAATTTCTAATATCTTTTTCATTCTAACCTTTCCCCGTAAAAAACGGGGAATTTTTCAACTGCAGCAGAGTAGAACCTGAATAGGTCCTCTGCCGTTTCTTTGTAAGCCCAGAGATTTTGCTACAAGCGCACCAGGTTTTAAATTTTCAGGTGCGACTCTGACTGCATGGCCTCCGGTAAGACCAGAACATAATAAGTCACCAGGCTGTACAGGATAAGATTGAGCTTCCACATTTGCATGAACCACTCCTGCAATTGCGACAAGCCATTGACCTTCTGCTTGGGGTTTATCTCCCAAAACTAATGCCGCAGATTTTACCGCGACACCTACTATATTCGTAGCGTTCGGCTGTCTAGATTTATGAAGTTTACCGTCTTCCCCCATTGCGAGAAGATCACCTTCCGCAATTACATCAGAAGACTGTACTGGGAAAAATTTAGCGATACAATCCGTACCTTTTCCCGTCTGGAGATATACTGTTCCAAGGAAATCGGAATCACCTTCTGCCAAGATCGCTTTACCTGAACCAGTTTCGTTCAGACTAGGGATTCCTTTTCCACTAGCATACACTGCATGACCGGACCTAGAATGGAACCATCCGCCGAATCCTCTTTTGGCCAGACCTAAAATACCTGCTGAATCTTTTTCTCCAGAAGCGCTATCACCTCTGACTCCGAATTTTTCTCCGAAGCCCAATATCCCGGAGAATCTACCGGAACCTACGATACCTGCTCCTTTTTCGCTCTCATTTCTTGCGTATGCAAGTCCTGCATTTTCAGGAGGAGGGGAGATGTTTGCGTAGGGAGCTTCTACGGAACCTTTCAATCTCAGGTATCCGGTATGAGAACTGAAATCATGCTCTTTAGGAGCGTAATCATGGGTGTGAGGAAGAGGCTGCCTTGCATCCGACAGTCTAGGATCGTCCGAAGAAACCACATGGCCAGGAATAGACTTTCCTTTGGGAGCAACTGTCACGATACCAGGATATTCCGTACTAGCGTTACGCAATCTTTCATCGTCACCCTGGACGACTGCACCTTCTTTTGCCTCGCCGGAGCGAGCAAGTTTCACAATCCCGTAAGACTGGGGAGTGGAAATTTTTAATCTTTTATCATTTCCTTGGACAGCCGCATCTGCGGAATCTTCTCCATTGGAAGCAAATCTCAAAATACCAGGATTTTCCGTAGTTGCATGCCTAAGCCTTGGATCATCAGAAGTAACCACTTTTCCAGGGCTCGCGTCACCTGGAGAAGCCAACTGGACTAGGCCGAATTTTTGGTTCGTTGCATGCTTCAGACGATCGTCATTTCCCTGGACAACGGTGCCTTCTTTGGTTTCACCATTCTCCGCAAGTTCTACGATACCAAAACTTTGGGTAGAAGAAGGTTTTAAACGATCATCGTTCCCTTGCACAACTCTATCTGCCCGATTTTCGCCGTTCCCTGCTAAACGCACTAGACCATAAGCGGCCTCAGTAGAATGTTTTAATCTTCTGTCGTTACCTTGGACAACAACGCCTTCTTTATCTTCCCCATCAGAAGCAAGTTCTACGATACCCTTATACTCAGTAGAACCATCTCTTAATCTTCTGTCATTTGCCTGAACTGCGGCACCTTCAGAAGTTTCTCCGTCGATTGCAAGTCTGACTAAGCCAGATCTTAAAACAGTAGCATAGGGTAGAGGCTCTGCAGTTGGCTTATGAGTCAGCTCGCTTAAATAAGGAGCCGCGTACAATTCAACTTCTACAATGCTTGTGGAATATTTTTCTTTGTTCTGGATTTTACGAGGACGGGAAACGAATTTCAAAAAGCGAATATTCGTAGGTAAAAATCTCCATTGATACCAAGTTCCCAACTCGGATAAGAATTGGTTCTCTTCTAAAAGCTGATTCCAAGTCAGATCATCTTCGCTATAATATACAGTAAAAGTTTCCGGGAAATGTAAATGACCGTCTTTCGGCGAAAGAACTCTTAGCTCATTCACTCTACTGATAGAGCCAAGATCCATCAGGAAAAATTCTTCCTTAGGTTGATTGGATTCCAAAGAAGAC
Protein-coding regions in this window:
- a CDS encoding HAD-IIB family hydrolase; this translates as MDLDGTLLDSRASISSLNHYVLQSALDQGVGLIIATGRRFSSALPYAQEFRGNVTVVANNGQVLRSSPNGERISETYISEKATFAVLSLGKKKGHSPLLHVDRFEEGIDILVESPITDEKYHHYSGGDIARTKVVSDLLEHSGDRALVVCYLSLMKEELIELEGELLTLPESSEYRTVITKIPGVSYCLEVLEKGVSKWTAIQSYLKISGLDEAGVISFGDELNDREMLFSSGYGFAMKNAVPSLKEGASYITKYSNNEDGIAMTLLELSVLPFR
- a CDS encoding 1,4-dihydroxy-6-naphthoate synthase; amino-acid sequence: MELSLAYSPCPNDTFIFYHLISAKTKAPFSIKEELYDVEQLNQFADKGKFQATKISFAALFHVADKYSLLDSGSALGRNCGPIIVKKAGSSVGTPNGKKILVPGLWTTANLLTHLYLKGDFTPVPTRYDLILDKVKNGEADFGIVIHEERFTYEARGLAKVEDLGEWWEGTTGAHIPLGCIAIRRDLSSQIKNDLDSAIKESLSLAYQNRESMYDYILKHSQTTTREVADAHIDLYVNEFSKSLGKEGERAIRLLQQKALETGLLPPEKEKELFL
- the metF gene encoding methylenetetrahydrofolate reductase [NAD(P)H], which produces MKKILEIYKTAKTPVYSFEFFPPKTPEGETKLFEAVEELSKVDPGYITVTYGAGGSTRDKTIRITSELAKKFALPAAAHFTCVGGNKEEIRVILKQIRESGIENLMALRGDPPKGEEAFKKVEGGFGYASELISFIKEEGFDFCMGAACYPEKHPEAASLESDVDNLKRKVDSGASYLVSQLFFKNSNFESFLDLIRKKGINVPVIPGIMPITSFTQIERFKAMAACEFPEKLVSDLEEVKDQPEEFYKRSINFSVNQCRELVKLGAPGIHLYTLNQSPASLDIVRELKN
- a CDS encoding discoidin domain-containing protein codes for the protein MNEESIRISHPRQVKVNEIKTKGTFEFKEGGLRSYSEQLDHPGVGVLTLVLNPGSSFNQIKLHQSEQSGTFFPDSFKFEISLDGKVWEPILQETGFRRLNKKVGQWNFSLVRANFLKLVSKVSEKEGAKFKVSIGALEVGISGVTKLEVSSEKDRFWVKENLIDERPDYGWSSLESNQPKEEFFLMDLGSISRVNELRVLSPKDGHLHFPETFTVYYSEDDLTWNQLLEENQFLSELGTWYQWRFLPTNIRFLKFVSRPRKIQNKEKYSTSIVEVELYAAPYLSELTHKPTAEPLPYATVLRSGLVRLAIDGETSEGAAVQANDRRLRDGSTEYKGIVELASDGEDKEGVVVQGNDRRLKHSTEAAYGLVRLAGNGENRADRVVQGNDDRLKPSSTQSFGIVELAENGETKEGTVVQGNDDRLKHATNQKFGLVQLASPGDASPGKVVTSDDPRLRHATTENPGILRFASNGEDSADAAVQGNDKRLKISTPQSYGIVKLARSGEAKEGAVVQGDDERLRNASTEYPGIVTVAPKGKSIPGHVVSSDDPRLSDARQPLPHTHDYAPKEHDFSSHTGYLRLKGSVEAPYANISPPPENAGLAYARNESEKGAGIVGSGRFSGILGFGEKFGVRGDSASGEKDSAGILGLAKRGFGGWFHSRSGHAVYASGKGIPSLNETGSGKAILAEGDSDFLGTVYLQTGKGTDCIAKFFPVQSSDVIAEGDLLAMGEDGKLHKSRQPNATNIVGVAVKSAALVLGDKPQAEGQWLVAIAGVVHANVEAQSYPVQPGDLLCSGLTGGHAVRVAPENLKPGALVAKSLGLQRNGRGPIQVLLCCS